In Deinococcus maricopensis DSM 21211, the sequence AGGAATCTCAACGGTGAGCGGGGTGAGGGCGGGACCACGCACCAACTTCACCGACGCGAGGTTCACGAAACCCTCGCCGGTGTTCTGGACGGTGAGTGTCCATTTGCCGTCGGGCGCGGCAGTAGCGGTCCAGTTGAGTTTGTACGCGAGGGGGTCTTTCTGCCGCCGCGTCAGCGCCGGGAACGAGAAGCGCAGCAGCTGCTGCACGGTGTTCTGCTTCAGGCTGGCGCTGGTCGGCACTTCCTGCAGGAACACGCGGTAGTACATTTCCGGGCCGGTGCTGGGCTTGGTCCACCCGACGCGGACGGTCCGGGAACCGCGCGGGTCGATCTTCAGGACAGGCGGCGTCACGATCACGTCGCTGGTGGGAACGTACACGTTCAGGCCGTTCACGACGGTCCAGGCCTGCACCTGCACCTGAATCTGCACGTCCTGGGTCGCGTAGTTCTGCACGTCGATGGTCTGGATGGGTGCCTGCGGCGTCAGCACCACTTTCGCGGGTGACGCCGAAAAAGAACCGGCCTGCGCTGCCGTGAGCAGCGCCAGGCCGGCCAGGCACAGGCGGTGTTGTGCCGTGAGGATCATGGGGTACGCCGGTCCGTTTCCCTTAGTACGTGTCGACGTAGACGGTGATCGTATCGGCGTACGAGTCCACGGTCGCGTTCATGCCGTCCGCCGACTTGATGAGGGCGTACACGGGGAAGGCCTGGGCGACGTTGGTGTTGTTGCCGGTGCCGTTCGGGACGGTGTAGCCGGCGAGCTGGTCACCCCAGACGCTGCTGTGGCCCGCGTCCGTGTACACGTTGTACGCGAGTTTCGCGCCGCTGGCGCTGCCCATCTTGCGGTTGGTGTAGCTCATGCCGCTGCCGGGGCTCATAGAGATCTTGAATTTGGTGCCGTTGGTACACAGCACGCGCACTTCGCCTTGCGCGTCGAGGTCGCTGGTCATGTCGTAGCTGGCGAACGCACCGAAGTCGATGTCGTCCGCGTCCACTTGGCAGGACTCGATGGCTTCCGCGAACGTCTGGTAGTTGCCGACGGCAACGTTCAGGGAGTCCGTGGAGGCGTTGGCCGGGCGGGTGTTCTGGGCGAAGGCGGCGCTGGCGGTGAGCAGGCTGATCAGAGCAATGGCTTTGGTGTTCATGAGTTCCTCCCGAGAACCTGAAGTGTGCGAGCCCCTGAGCGCATCCGGGCGGATTCCCGGATGGCCGTCCACAGGGTGGTGTTTAAGCTCGGCATGAGCATAGGAAGAACGGCGTTTCACGCCAATTACATGTGCGGTAGGAAAAGCACACCCATAAATTTCAGCTTTTAATGTTGATTTAACGTGTTCTTGTCGTCACGCACAGCAAAGCCTCAGGCAAAAGTCCATCAGGCACGCTTTTCTGGGAAACGTGAACAGGCCCTCATGACGCCGGAGCCTCACGCGGACGTTACAGGAAAAGCCGTTACCGCCAATGCCAATCACCCCGGAGCGTGCCCACAGGCCAGTGCGGCGCGTTAACCGCCGCTTAACGGCCCGGTCCTACCTTCAGGGCAGCCGAAGCCCTCGGCCCCCAAAGGAGCCTCATCATGCCCAGAACGTACCCCTGGCCGCTGCTCGCCGCGCCCATCACCGCCGCCCTGTTGGCCGTTCCCTTCCTGCCCAACCCTCAGCCCACGCCCGCCACGGCCTCCAGCCCCGCCGTGACCGCGCCGCCCACCACACCCGGCGCTCCCTTCACGGCCCGCACCAGCCCCAGCACCGCGCCCGACGCCAGTGCCCCCTGGCCTGAGCGCACCCGCACCGACGACGCGACCGCCAGCCGCCTCGAACGCGCCTACACGAGCGGCACCGCCGCCGCCGTCCGCGTGAACATCGGCGACAGCGGCCTCGGCAGCGGCTTCTTCATCAGCAGCGACGGGTACGTCATGACTGCCGCGCACGTCGCCCTGGGCGGCGAGCACGGGGACGGCGCCGACCTGAGCGTCATCACCGACGACGGCACCAGCCACCCCGCCCGCCTCGTCGGGTACGACGAAGCCCGCGACCTCGCCGTCCTGAAGGTCGACGGGCAGGGCTTCGCGCACCTCAACTTCGCCGCGCGCACCCCGAACGTCGGCGACGGCGTCGTCGCCATCGGCAACTCCCGCGGCGCGTTCGACGGCGGCCGCGCAGGTGCCGTCACCGCCCTGAACGCCAGCCTCGACGCGACCTTCCCGACCGGCCTCGTCGCGTCCAGCATGCCGCTCGCGCCCGGCGACAGCGGCGGTCCCGTCCTGAACGCCCAGGGTGAGGTCGTCGGCGTCAGCACCGCCATCAGCCTGCAGGGCGGGAACTTCAGCAGCTACTTCGTACCGCTCACCGGCAGCAGCAGCATCGTCCGCGACCTGCAGGCCGGCACCAGACGCGGCGTGCCCGTCGTCGGCGTGAGCGTCGCCGAACCAAGCGCGCTCGGCCTCACCGGCACCGGCGCGGTCGTCACCGGCCTCACCAGCGGCCTCGGCGGGGAACGCGCCGGCC encodes:
- a CDS encoding fimbrial biogenesis chaperone; translation: MILTAQHRLCLAGLALLTAAQAGSFSASPAKVVLTPQAPIQTIDVQNYATQDVQIQVQVQAWTVVNGLNVYVPTSDVIVTPPVLKIDPRGSRTVRVGWTKPSTGPEMYYRVFLQEVPTSASLKQNTVQQLLRFSFPALTRRQKDPLAYKLNWTATAAPDGKWTLTVQNTGEGFVNLASVKLVRGPALTPLTVEIPYVFSKDSRSWPLPPDAAGSGDPLTVRVQVGDKTEDYVVQVR
- a CDS encoding Csu type fimbrial protein; translation: MNTKAIALISLLTASAAFAQNTRPANASTDSLNVAVGNYQTFAEAIESCQVDADDIDFGAFASYDMTSDLDAQGEVRVLCTNGTKFKISMSPGSGMSYTNRKMGSASGAKLAYNVYTDAGHSSVWGDQLAGYTVPNGTGNNTNVAQAFPVYALIKSADGMNATVDSYADTITVYVDTY
- a CDS encoding S1C family serine protease; the protein is MPRTYPWPLLAAPITAALLAVPFLPNPQPTPATASSPAVTAPPTTPGAPFTARTSPSTAPDASAPWPERTRTDDATASRLERAYTSGTAAAVRVNIGDSGLGSGFFISSDGYVMTAAHVALGGEHGDGADLSVITDDGTSHPARLVGYDEARDLAVLKVDGQGFAHLNFAARTPNVGDGVVAIGNSRGAFDGGRAGAVTALNASLDATFPTGLVASSMPLAPGDSGGPVLNAQGEVVGVSTAISLQGGNFSSYFVPLTGSSSIVRDLQAGTRRGVPVVGVSVAEPSALGLTGTGAVVTGLTSGLGGERAGLRAAQLREYRDANGDARQTATGGDIITAIDGRAIKAPDDLITYLRGKQPGDRVTLTVQRDGRSLQVNVTLSAKRTA